The DNA segment GAATAATATTTTGTGCAGCTTGATTTTGTTGCTGTTGTGATAATTCAAGCCGTTTAGTTTTCATTTCTTGGCGTAATCGTTGGCGTTGATTAGTGATATGATTATTATCCATAACCTTATTGTTATTTATAAATTTAGATTATTTTGAATATAACAAAAAGAGATAAAATTGCAAATTTTAAAAGAAATGTAACCGCTATACTTGGGCTAGATATATAAATCAATTATTTCATCAGGGCAACCGCGTACTTTGTCTATAAATTAATCACACACACCAAAAATAAGCTCAGACCTCATTTCATCAGACCAGCCAGCTGATTTCAGCTTGCTTTTCATACTATTTTTAGCTGGATGTAGTCGTGCTAAATTAAGCCCTAAACGCCTAATTATTGCCATATTTTCAACGCCATCCCCCAAATAAATCGTACTATCATCTTCTTTAAAAACAACATCAAGTACCCAATGCGCTTTATTTTCAACTTCCCAATGACCCCTAATATATTTCGCAAAGTCTTCGCAAGGAACATCTAAGCTACTGATATAAAATACTTTTTCTTCACTTTTCTTGCCATTGTCTTCTCTTATCCTATGAACTTGAATAAGGCTTTTAATTCCTGTCCAACCTTGAGATTCCAAAAGCCAATCACTTATTGGTAATTTTGAATAATACCGTTGATCTATTCGACTTCTTTCACAGTTAACTTCTTGAAACTTATCTATTTTTATTGATTTTTCTCGCACTACTTTATGAAAATAACTTTCTATTTCGTTTCTAAATTTCTTATGATTATTTTTCAATGGCATCACATAATCACTCTTCTTTTCTATGATTTTCTTCGTTATTTTCTTTTGCGTATTCATCGCATCTACCGTAATGACGGCTTGATTTAGCTCTAAAATATCTATCATTTCTAGAATGCTTTCATTCTCATTTTTCTTACCTTTGGACTTATTTTGAGCTAAAATTAATCCTCTTGAACAACTCCAAGCCGTAATACTATGTAGCGCATTATGAGGCTCTAAATGTGAACTGTTTTTTAATGTTTTACCATCTATTGCAATACACTCTTTGCCTTGTGATTTTCGTATCTCATTGATAAAATTAATAAAAATATAATTTAATTTCTCAGGATTTATCCGTCTTACAATACGAGCAATCGTATCATCAACAGGAATACCATTTTCAAAATCTCGGTATTTTCGTAACCATTTTATATTCAATTTACCAAACTGATGAATTTCACTCCATCCTTCTGCACCTGATATTACCGCACTTACGACAAGAAAAATAACATCTAAGAAGTCATGTTTTTTGTTTATATCTTTGCGAGGGTCTTCCAAATCTTTAAAAGCTGATAATATATTCATTTTTACACCTATTTGTTATTGAATAATAGGTGCTATTAGATCATATTTTTAAGAAAAGTGCGATCTTGCCCTGATTATTTCATAAGATATTTTATTCTCATTTTTTACTTTTAGACCTAATGTTGAATGAAACGAATTTTTTCTATAAGAGTAACTATCAGGGCAAGAGCATTTTAATTTATATTTAGAAGTAATTGAGCTCTAAAATTATCATCCAATGCAGCCATTTTTAGCTTACGTTTCATACTTGCTTTACGAGTTGTATCAGTTTTAACAATATTTAATGCTAGTTTTCTAAAAGCATTCATTACCTCAGCTGCATTCCCTCGCCTAATCCTTGAATTATCTTCATGGAAAGTCATATCTAAAGTCCAGTGTAAGCTATTTTCTATCGCCCAATGATTACGAATAATACTATTTAATCTTTCTGCATTAAGGCTAAGAGAACTTATATAATAACGGTTTTCTATTGTCACTTTTTCACCAATATGGCATTTAGCTTCTATACAAATTACGGTTTGGATATTCGCCCATTTTTTATGTTCTGTAAGCCAATTTTTATCAATTTCTAATTGAATACATCTTCGCTCTTCTATTCGTCCATGACCACTAGTAATATGCTCATAAATAGAATGACCAACATTTGCAAACTGTTCTCTATGACATTTGTGAAACCAAGCCTTAACTTCTTTATTTAACTGTCCTTGATTACCTTTTAATGACACCACATAATCCGCACCTTTAGAATGAATCTTATTGATAATAGCATGCTGACATCCCATTGCATCAAGTGTAATAGTGGCTCCTTTTACATCAAGTAAATCTAATAGTTTAGGGATTGCTGTAATTTCATTTGATTTACCCTCTACTTTTTGTTGTCCTAACACTAAGCCATTTTCACAACTCCAAGCACTAACCATATGTAGACTATCTTTTCTATTTTTTGTAG comes from the Pasteurella atlantica genome and includes:
- a CDS encoding ISAs1 family transposase: MNILSAFKDLEDPRKDINKKHDFLDVIFLVVSAVISGAEGWSEIHQFGKLNIKWLRKYRDFENGIPVDDTIARIVRRINPEKLNYIFINFINEIRKSQGKECIAIDGKTLKNSSHLEPHNALHSITAWSCSRGLILAQNKSKGKKNENESILEMIDILELNQAVITVDAMNTQKKITKKIIEKKSDYVMPLKNNHKKFRNEIESYFHKVVREKSIKIDKFQEVNCERSRIDQRYYSKLPISDWLLESQGWTGIKSLIQVHRIREDNGKKSEEKVFYISSLDVPCEDFAKYIRGHWEVENKAHWVLDVVFKEDDSTIYLGDGVENMAIIRRLGLNLARLHPAKNSMKSKLKSAGWSDEMRSELIFGVCD
- a CDS encoding ISAs1 family transposase; the protein is MTNNFITHFSIIKDPRIERCKKHALIDILFLSICAVLSGAEGWEDIEDFGHVKLDWLRRYLPFHNGIPKHDTIARVMSRLEPEAIQTCFINWVKELITEVDGEIIAIDGKSARGSFSTKNRKDSLHMVSAWSCENGLVLGQQKVEGKSNEITAIPKLLDLLDVKGATITLDAMGCQHAIINKIHSKGADYVVSLKGNQGQLNKEVKAWFHKCHREQFANVGHSIYEHITSGHGRIEERRCIQLEIDKNWLTEHKKWANIQTVICIEAKCHIGEKVTIENRYYISSLSLNAERLNSIIRNHWAIENSLHWTLDMTFHEDNSRIRRGNAAEVMNAFRKLALNIVKTDTTRKASMKRKLKMAALDDNFRAQLLLNIN